The window TCCAGGGCCGCAGATGCTCGGCACCCTCAACCCGGTGATACTCGACGAGATCGGGGCGCGCCTGGGCCAGACGCTCCGCGTGGGTGACCGGCACCGTCCGGTCAGCGCTGCCGTGGAACAACAGCATAGGGGTCGAAAACAGGTGCATCACGCTGTGGTGGTCCACCGCGTCGAAGTCCTGGCCGCTCTTCAGGACGGTCAACCACTCCACGAACCCCGCCAGTGGGCGCAGGTAGTAGCGCCGGGCAAAATGACGAATCAGCGAGCGCCATTCCAGCGGAGGCGAATCCAGAATCACTCCACTGATCGACGTGGCCAGGGCGCTGTAGCGCAGGAAGGCAAGGGTAATGCCGGCGCCCATGCTGAAGCCCATCAGGACAATCCGCCGCGCGCCCTGCGCCTGGGCGTAGCGGACGGCCGCCTCAAGGTCTTCCCATTCCTCGGCGCTCAACCGGTAGACCCCCTGAGGGGTCCGGGGCGCGCCGTGTGCGTTGCGGTAGGTGATGGTCAGGCTGGTCAGGCCCAGTTGCGCGAAGGTCGGCAGAATCCGCAGGGCGTCCTGCCGCAGGCCCTTGTAACTGTGGGTCAGGATGACCCAGTCGGTCTGCGGGGCGCCGGGAGCCGGTCCTCCCCGGACCAGCCAGGCAGGCATCTCGCCGTGAGGCGCCGGCACGCCTACCTCCTGATAGGGCAGGCCGCGGGAAGACGGCGCCCCCAGGCCCAGGGTACTGGGACGCACAACCTGACCGACATGCAGGGGGCCCTCCTGCCACTGCACCGCCCGCGTGACGGTGCGGCGCGTCTGGGACAGCACGGGTCCCAGTTGGGCCATGCGGGCACCTTCCTGAGCCGTGTCCCACTCCAGCATCAGCACCCCCGGCCGCCGGGTGGTCCGGTTGCGGGTSAGYACCSCCGTGACCCTCTCCTGCRCCTGTGCGGAGGCGGCAGGAACGAGACG is drawn from Deinococcus sp. Leaf326 and contains these coding sequences:
- a CDS encoding alpha/beta hydrolase, whose protein sequence is MLEWDTAQEGARMAQLGPVLSQTRRTVTRAVQWQEGPLHVGQVVRPSTLGLGAPSSRGLPYQEVGVPAPHGEMPAWLVRGGPAPGAPQTDWVILTHSYKGLRQDALRILPTFAQLGLTSLTITYRNAHGAPRTPQGVYRLSAEEWEDLEAAVRYAQAQGARRIVLMGFSMGAGITLAFLRYSALATSISGVILDSPPLEWRSLIRHFARRYYLRPLAGFVEWLTVLKSGQDFDAVDHHSVMHLFSTPMLLFHGSADRTVPVTHAERLAQARPDLVEYHRVEGAEHLRPWNIDPEHYQNMLKRFVQRVLPDVRQS